A genome region from Bacillaceae bacterium IKA-2 includes the following:
- a CDS encoding phage portal protein, whose product MPILSRLFRPRDKPISNYLSGSAYSFFFGSTTSGKTVNERTAMQTTAVYACVRILAETIASLPLQTFQHSDKGKDKALDHSLYYLLHDEPNPEMTSFVFRETLMSHLLLWGNAYAQIIRDGRGRVIALYPLLPDKITVDRTSKGEIFYQYLKDTGTVILRADEVLHIPGLGFDGLVGYSPIAMAKNAIGMSIATEEYGAKFFANGANPGGVLEHPGVVKDPKRVRESWNTVYQGSTNAHRVAVLEEGMKFQAIGIPPEQAQFLETRKFQINEIARIFRVPPHMLADLEKSSFSNIEQQSLEFVKYTLDPWVIRWEQSIQRALLSQEEKRKYFVKFNVDGLLRGDYQSRMNGYSTGRQNGWLSSNDIRELENLNRIPEELGGDLYLINGNMTKLADAGAFANKNSKEKEVSNLE is encoded by the coding sequence ATACCTATACTAAGCCGACTTTTTAGACCCAGAGATAAGCCAATATCAAACTACTTGTCAGGTAGTGCATACAGTTTTTTCTTTGGAAGTACTACAAGCGGAAAAACGGTCAATGAGCGAACAGCCATGCAGACCACAGCAGTATATGCTTGCGTTAGAATACTGGCAGAAACCATTGCTAGCTTGCCGCTTCAAACCTTTCAACATTCGGATAAAGGAAAAGACAAGGCATTAGATCATTCCCTATATTATCTGCTTCATGATGAACCAAACCCAGAGATGACTTCATTTGTGTTTAGAGAAACACTGATGAGTCATCTTTTATTATGGGGAAATGCCTATGCACAGATTATTAGGGATGGTCGTGGCAGAGTCATAGCCCTTTATCCACTACTCCCTGACAAGATAACAGTGGATAGAACCTCAAAGGGAGAGATTTTCTATCAGTACCTTAAGGATACTGGGACTGTTATTTTAAGGGCGGATGAGGTCTTGCATATTCCGGGACTTGGGTTTGATGGGCTGGTAGGATATTCACCTATCGCTATGGCAAAGAATGCAATCGGTATGTCAATTGCAACCGAGGAATATGGAGCAAAGTTCTTTGCAAATGGAGCAAACCCTGGTGGCGTTTTAGAACATCCAGGTGTTGTTAAAGATCCCAAGCGAGTAAGAGAAAGTTGGAACACCGTCTATCAAGGAAGTACCAATGCTCATCGAGTTGCGGTGCTTGAAGAAGGTATGAAATTTCAGGCAATCGGCATACCGCCAGAGCAGGCCCAGTTTTTAGAAACTCGTAAGTTTCAGATTAATGAAATAGCGAGGATATTTAGGGTACCGCCACATATGCTGGCTGACCTTGAGAAGTCAAGCTTTTCAAATATAGAACAACAGTCATTGGAATTTGTAAAGTACACACTTGACCCATGGGTAATCCGGTGGGAGCAATCCATACAAAGGGCATTGTTATCTCAGGAAGAAAAGCGTAAATATTTTGTGAAGTTTAACGTGGATGGTTTGCTTCGAGGCGATTATCAAAGCCGCATGAATGGTTACTCAACCGGCAGGCAAAATGGATGGCTGTCAAGTAACGATATAAGGGAACTTGAAAACCTCAATCGTATCCCAGAGGAGCTTGGAGGTGATCTATATCTGATCAACGGTAACATGACAAAGCTTGCTGATGCTGGAGCATTTGCAAATAAGAACAGCAAGGAAAAGGAGGTATCAAACCTTGAATAA
- a CDS encoding Clp protease ClpP — translation MNKKFWNWVKNEEGRTLYLDGAIAEETWYGDEVTPKQFKTELLSGSGDITVWINSPGGDVFAASQIYNMLMDYKGKVTVKIDGLAASAASVIAMAGGEVLISPVAMLMIHNPMTIAFGDSEEMSKAIAMLSEVKESIINAYELKTGLSRVKLAHLMDAESWFNAKKAVELGFADSIMFSEKSEDVPDNEGIIFSKMTVTNSLLSKLPRKQEKVKGLDINTLDKRLDLLKL, via the coding sequence TTGAATAAGAAATTTTGGAACTGGGTCAAAAATGAAGAAGGAAGAACACTTTATCTTGACGGGGCCATCGCTGAGGAAACTTGGTACGGCGATGAAGTCACACCAAAGCAGTTTAAGACAGAACTATTAAGCGGCAGTGGCGATATTACCGTATGGATAAACTCGCCGGGTGGTGATGTTTTCGCAGCAAGTCAGATCTATAACATGCTCATGGACTATAAGGGCAAGGTTACAGTAAAAATTGATGGACTTGCAGCAAGTGCAGCTTCGGTGATTGCAATGGCAGGTGGTGAGGTTTTAATATCACCGGTTGCTATGCTTATGATTCATAATCCGATGACCATAGCGTTTGGTGACAGCGAAGAAATGTCAAAAGCAATCGCAATGCTTAGTGAGGTGAAGGAGAGCATCATCAATGCTTATGAGCTGAAAACAGGACTTTCAAGGGTGAAGTTAGCACATTTAATGGATGCTGAGAGTTGGTTTAATGCAAAGAAAGCGGTGGAACTTGGGTTTGCAGATAGCATTATGTTTTCCGAAAAGAGCGAGGATGTACCGGATAATGAAGGCATCATCTTTAGCAAGATGACAGTAACCAATTCACTTCTAAGTAAGCTACCGAGAAAGCAAGAAAAGGTAAAAGGCTTAGACATCAACACATTAGACAAGAGGCTAGACCTCTTAAAATTATAA